In Erythrobacter sp. F6033, a single genomic region encodes these proteins:
- a CDS encoding STM3941 family protein, giving the protein MKENAEAFEARISPVRSIALGVLSAGFVAVGFLLVGAFGAIDFESSRFPAWVVQVAGWLSIVFFGPLTFVHLWRGLNPGLAVRINSDGMLLKDFSADMIPWSDVQELRSLNVMGTNMLQFEVTDARMEQFGWFRRKSAEINRSTSGLAHSIVVNNTNRSHSELLEAVTFFAPPQLSQYL; this is encoded by the coding sequence GTGAAAGAAAACGCCGAAGCATTCGAAGCGCGCATTTCACCTGTGCGCTCGATCGCTCTTGGTGTTCTTTCTGCCGGATTTGTAGCAGTTGGCTTTTTGCTGGTCGGTGCTTTCGGCGCGATTGATTTCGAAAGCAGCCGATTTCCTGCATGGGTTGTGCAGGTTGCTGGATGGTTGAGCATCGTCTTTTTCGGACCGCTCACATTTGTGCATCTCTGGCGCGGCCTTAATCCCGGCCTAGCGGTGCGGATCAATTCTGATGGGATGCTGCTTAAAGACTTTTCAGCAGACATGATTCCGTGGTCCGATGTGCAGGAGCTTCGCAGTCTGAATGTGATGGGCACGAATATGCTGCAGTTCGAAGTGACCGATGCGCGCATGGAGCAATTCGGTTGGTTCCGGCGCAAATCTGCTGAGATCAATCGTTCGACTTCGGGGCTGGCGCATTCAATCGTCGTGAACAACACAAACCGGAGCCATTCGGAATTGCTCGAGGCAGTTACCTTTTTTGCTCCACCACAACTCTCACAGTATTTGTAG
- a CDS encoding adenylate/guanylate cyclase domain-containing protein, which translates to MLVPRAQSGDTFADGGTHLLARFDDPAIERAYVASEREARIPGTRFLAAIGIVTLISYIGFNPMHFPLEGVLAYNLAAGPFILLLGAIIGLTFTQVYLDKPWIDLIIFSVMAAVMVMLIDALGAQADITNISRLSMAVINLGILMVFASLGFVATARYFVVWAIILLALYAAFLLQADRSIVNKVYSFTNFTTFFTFACFVNWDIDRRARKTFAATLALEEERAKTEELLHNVLPEKVAKRLQRGETIADSYGDVSVIFVDIVGFSSLAKRLSPGHLVKTLNTVFGLADASAERFGVEKVKTVGDAYLAVVGGHSSSGRGAADAIHFAQDLIAAVAKFSGDSGIDVAIRIGIHTGNVVGGVVGSQRLAYDYWGNTMNIASRIEGVASPNGIAVSEATYLGAHDKALFTEPELMTLKGVGEMKVYRVVSED; encoded by the coding sequence GTGCTTGTCCCACGCGCGCAAAGCGGCGATACATTCGCTGACGGGGGAACACATTTGCTTGCACGTTTTGACGATCCGGCGATCGAACGCGCTTATGTTGCCAGTGAGCGCGAGGCGCGCATTCCTGGCACGCGGTTTCTCGCGGCGATCGGGATCGTCACACTGATCTCCTATATCGGGTTTAACCCGATGCATTTCCCCCTTGAGGGCGTGCTTGCTTACAACCTTGCTGCTGGTCCGTTTATCCTGCTTCTCGGGGCGATTATCGGGCTGACCTTTACACAGGTCTATCTCGACAAGCCGTGGATTGATCTGATCATCTTTTCGGTCATGGCCGCTGTAATGGTCATGCTGATTGACGCTTTGGGAGCGCAGGCCGACATCACCAATATCAGTCGGCTCAGCATGGCGGTTATCAATCTCGGGATTCTGATGGTCTTTGCGAGTCTCGGGTTTGTGGCAACCGCGCGGTACTTTGTCGTCTGGGCAATCATATTGCTGGCACTGTATGCGGCATTCCTGTTGCAAGCCGACAGGAGCATTGTGAACAAGGTCTATTCCTTCACCAATTTCACGACCTTTTTCACCTTCGCCTGCTTTGTGAACTGGGACATTGATCGCCGCGCGCGCAAGACATTTGCGGCGACACTTGCATTGGAAGAAGAGCGCGCGAAGACGGAGGAATTGCTCCACAATGTGCTGCCTGAGAAAGTCGCGAAGCGGCTTCAACGCGGAGAGACGATTGCCGATTCCTATGGCGATGTGTCAGTCATATTCGTCGATATTGTCGGGTTTTCATCGCTGGCCAAGCGGCTTTCCCCTGGGCATTTGGTGAAGACGCTCAACACGGTTTTCGGCCTTGCTGATGCAAGCGCAGAGCGGTTCGGCGTCGAAAAGGTGAAGACTGTTGGCGATGCCTATCTGGCGGTCGTCGGCGGGCATTCTTCAAGCGGCAGAGGCGCGGCTGATGCGATCCACTTTGCGCAGGATCTGATTGCGGCGGTTGCCAAATTCTCTGGCGATTCCGGCATCGATGTTGCCATTCGCATTGGTATCCACACCGGAAATGTCGTTGGCGGCGTCGTGGGGTCACAGCGTTTGGCCTATGATTATTGGGGCAACACAATGAACATCGCGAGCCGGATCGAAGGGGTGGCATCGCCCAACGGTATCGCGGTTTCCGAAGCAACCTATCTTGGCGCCCACGACAAGGCTCTATTTACCGAACCCGAGCTGATGACGCTCAAAGGCGTGGGTGAAATGAAGGTTTACCGCGTCGTCAGCGAAGACTGA
- a CDS encoding C13 family peptidase yields the protein MQRSVVAALSLFSLLASPVVAQDAEGAADKGANQPPEHIEPFPNLAIGSSRKKAQASFELSPHLQRAVPAKEMLKQQRRLNRSLDALQRERSGTIDAYVVSVALDSDPVFAREAREAGKVLSRRYGGEGRTLVLAGPDGARDDQAQGSIRSLLLSLARIAELMNTEEDVLVLYTTSHGAKVGLINHYGDTEYGVLSPKRLAEVFEELGIERRLLIISACYSGVFIPELASTETAILTAAAAQRTSFGCEPDNDWTFYGDAMINRALRRPQPLAEAAKDASRKVAQWESKRRLLASLPQSSIGSDADVWLSQLEGRMPQTATQPVGRSSAE from the coding sequence ATGCAAAGATCAGTAGTCGCAGCTCTATCCCTTTTCAGCCTCCTCGCATCACCCGTTGTGGCTCAAGACGCAGAAGGCGCCGCTGATAAAGGGGCGAACCAGCCTCCCGAACATATTGAGCCGTTTCCCAACCTTGCCATCGGGTCGAGCCGCAAAAAGGCGCAGGCCAGTTTCGAGCTTTCCCCGCATCTTCAACGCGCGGTTCCTGCCAAAGAAATGCTCAAACAGCAGCGCAGGCTCAATCGTTCGCTCGATGCGCTTCAGCGGGAGCGATCCGGCACTATCGATGCCTATGTCGTTTCTGTTGCGCTCGACAGCGATCCCGTTTTCGCCAGAGAAGCGCGCGAAGCCGGAAAGGTTCTGTCGCGCCGGTATGGCGGGGAAGGGCGCACCCTCGTGCTCGCCGGGCCTGACGGCGCCCGCGATGATCAGGCGCAAGGATCGATCCGTTCACTCCTGCTCAGTCTGGCCCGTATCGCCGAATTGATGAACACCGAAGAAGATGTGCTGGTGCTATACACGACCAGTCACGGCGCCAAAGTCGGCCTGATCAATCACTACGGTGATACCGAATATGGCGTGTTGTCGCCAAAGCGACTGGCGGAAGTGTTTGAAGAGCTGGGCATTGAACGTCGCCTTTTGATTATCAGCGCGTGTTATTCCGGCGTGTTCATTCCAGAACTTGCCAGCACGGAAACAGCGATCCTGACAGCCGCCGCCGCGCAGCGCACATCGTTTGGCTGCGAACCGGACAACGATTGGACTTTCTACGGCGACGCCATGATCAACCGCGCTTTGCGCCGGCCTCAGCCATTGGCCGAAGCGGCCAAAGATGCGAGCAGGAAAGTCGCGCAATGGGAAAGCAAGCGCCGATTGCTTGCATCGCTTCCGCAGTCTTCAATCGGTTCAGACGCCGATGTCTGGCTTTCCCAGTTGGAGGGCCGGATGCCGCAAACTGCGACGCAGCCTGTGGGTCGGTCGTCGGCGGAATAG
- a CDS encoding esterase-like activity of phytase family protein produces the protein MTTLSTFIASTAILLAAASRSVTAEPRAPDNAQSAADQQEAGLSVLTEPVSIDPSDPAANEVGELVYYGGVGIEPGDEKIGGISSLEWVDGTLYGVTDDGRWLAIQTDELDGKLLDIFNIESGPLLDLKGKRLKRKEEADSEAIAKSADGSWLVAFERDHRIWRYSSLDSRAEATDLPIADLVFDAESNAGMETLAVSPDGLIACGEWAGSDVLNCMRERDGGLVSFEVSPPAPLNGRGAVPTDADCTSDGTCYILFRSYSPQQGNAAAIVAVDSANKAETVASFLPPLTLDNFEGLTVREELDRTYIYLASDDNFSDRQRTLLMKFEVRSARKDVVLPPPPSTEIDTTIYETVPVIIETSLGNITVALETERAPITAANFLRYAEEDRFDGTVFYRAMKLDRDPRPNGLIQGGTQWDPKRILDGIQHEPTNVTGLSHTSGALSMAMGEPGTANGDFSIMLQDQVGLDAQPESDDPIWKNGYAVFGYVTEGMDVVTAIHAAKADPNKGEGMMRGQLLADPVKIIDVRRVESAAE, from the coding sequence ATGACAACGCTTTCAACATTCATCGCGTCGACTGCCATACTCTTGGCAGCAGCTAGCCGTTCAGTGACCGCCGAACCAAGAGCACCTGACAATGCCCAAAGCGCAGCGGACCAACAGGAAGCCGGGCTTTCCGTTCTGACGGAGCCAGTGTCCATTGATCCATCAGACCCGGCGGCGAACGAAGTCGGCGAACTGGTCTATTATGGCGGTGTCGGCATTGAGCCGGGCGATGAAAAGATCGGCGGCATATCCTCGCTCGAATGGGTCGATGGCACGCTATACGGCGTCACCGATGATGGACGCTGGCTCGCAATCCAGACCGACGAGTTGGACGGCAAACTGCTCGATATTTTCAACATCGAAAGCGGCCCGCTGCTCGATCTCAAGGGCAAACGGCTCAAGCGTAAGGAAGAGGCAGACTCAGAAGCGATTGCGAAATCCGCCGACGGCAGCTGGCTGGTCGCGTTTGAGCGTGATCACCGCATCTGGCGCTATTCTTCATTGGACAGCCGCGCAGAGGCCACCGACCTGCCTATCGCTGATCTCGTATTCGATGCCGAAAGCAATGCCGGCATGGAAACTCTGGCAGTTTCGCCAGACGGCTTGATTGCATGCGGCGAATGGGCGGGCAGCGATGTCCTCAACTGCATGCGTGAACGGGATGGCGGGCTTGTCAGCTTCGAGGTCAGCCCCCCTGCCCCGTTGAACGGGCGCGGTGCGGTGCCAACCGATGCCGACTGCACGAGCGACGGCACATGCTACATCCTGTTCCGCAGCTATTCCCCGCAGCAAGGCAACGCGGCCGCCATCGTCGCGGTGGATAGCGCGAACAAGGCCGAGACCGTGGCCAGCTTTCTTCCTCCGCTTACACTCGACAATTTTGAGGGCCTGACCGTCAGAGAAGAATTGGACCGGACCTATATTTACCTCGCATCCGATGACAATTTTTCAGATCGGCAGCGCACCTTGTTGATGAAATTTGAGGTGCGCTCCGCTCGTAAAGACGTTGTCCTGCCTCCGCCGCCGTCGACCGAGATCGACACGACCATTTATGAAACGGTCCCGGTTATCATCGAAACATCACTGGGGAACATTACCGTCGCTCTGGAAACAGAGCGCGCGCCCATCACTGCGGCCAATTTCCTTCGATACGCGGAAGAAGACCGGTTCGATGGCACCGTATTCTATCGTGCGATGAAACTGGACCGCGATCCTCGCCCGAATGGTCTGATACAGGGCGGCACACAATGGGATCCGAAGCGGATACTGGACGGCATTCAGCATGAGCCGACGAACGTTACCGGGTTGAGCCACACGAGCGGCGCGCTTTCCATGGCGATGGGTGAGCCCGGAACCGCAAACGGTGATTTTTCGATCATGTTGCAGGATCAGGTCGGCTTGGACGCGCAGCCTGAATCGGACGATCCCATCTGGAAGAACGGATACGCCGTGTTCGGCTATGTCACAGAAGGGATGGATGTCGTCACGGCTATCCACGCGGCAAAGGCCGATCCGAACAAGGGCGAAGGAATGATGCGCGGCCAATTGCTGGCCGATCCGGTGAAAATCATTGATGTGCGCCGCGTTGAATCCGCCGCAGAATAG
- a CDS encoding BlaI/MecI/CopY family transcriptional regulator yields MAKSNDTSPERISEAEHAVMEVLWDRETATAAEVCEEVCEKRGWSLPTVKTLLSRLVQKQAIETRPDGRRFLYSPLMQRSDYVGGESRRLVDRLFGGKAASLVAHLAESEALTGDDLAEIEALLKELKQ; encoded by the coding sequence TTGGCAAAGTCAAACGACACATCACCGGAGCGAATAAGCGAGGCAGAGCACGCCGTAATGGAAGTGCTGTGGGATCGCGAAACGGCAACAGCCGCGGAAGTTTGCGAAGAAGTCTGCGAAAAGCGTGGATGGAGCCTGCCTACGGTCAAAACGCTGCTTTCACGGCTCGTCCAAAAACAAGCCATTGAGACACGTCCTGACGGTCGCCGCTTTCTTTACAGTCCATTGATGCAGCGATCCGATTATGTCGGCGGTGAATCGCGGCGTCTGGTAGATCGACTGTTTGGAGGGAAGGCGGCCTCATTGGTCGCACATCTCGCAGAATCCGAAGCGCTCACAGGCGATGACCTTGCCGAGATCGAAGCTCTTTTAAAGGAGCTGAAACAATGA
- a CDS encoding M56 family metallopeptidase produces MTDWLFDTLVWTAALIALVLVLRRPVTRWFGPQFAYALWALPMLRLLMPPITLPAWLKPEPAANEALTILPAQTSIAPVATQNTASGLPSENGAAATDLVTPITPSSSLATLVEALPLVEIGCAVWLIGAAIFMWHRFSSYFELRSDLLAESREVGREGKVRLIETPGTNAPIAFGVIDPVIAMPEGFMAQPNRTARDLALAHELAHHHGRDLLINIAVQPLFALHWWNPLGRYGWLALRRDQEAACDARVMSNQPIEGRATYANLIASFAAGPNVAPSNTALAAPMACPVLGDKSIIHRLRSLNMTETSTRRRLAGRFMMGAAIIALPLTASITYAESIAPAAPAAPVAPAAPLAPGVNIAPPAPPAPPVPPIAPAAVSASAIVTIDPDTGVTIEQDADTSVYVYETADEDGKTRTKTKTRVRKIELNNKGEKLTKEEREEILAELREDLAEADIDIKNAMKEVEVAFIEMNGAKGEKSRTIVKSECRGDSDEVATVEEKEGEVRKVYLCQTRVMAHALKGLKEARRSIAESADFPSDMRKDVLREIDRQIREWDKAQADG; encoded by the coding sequence ATGACCGATTGGCTCTTTGATACGCTCGTTTGGACCGCTGCTCTGATCGCTTTGGTTCTTGTCCTTCGCCGGCCCGTCACGCGCTGGTTTGGTCCGCAATTCGCCTATGCGCTTTGGGCCTTGCCGATGCTGCGATTGCTGATGCCGCCGATTACCCTGCCAGCGTGGCTCAAGCCAGAGCCTGCGGCAAATGAAGCTCTTACAATTCTCCCGGCCCAGACCTCCATTGCTCCAGTTGCGACACAAAACACTGCGAGCGGTTTACCGTCTGAAAACGGAGCGGCAGCGACCGATCTGGTCACACCGATTACCCCGTCATCCAGTCTTGCGACACTTGTTGAGGCACTCCCTTTGGTGGAGATTGGATGCGCGGTGTGGTTGATCGGCGCTGCCATTTTTATGTGGCACCGGTTCAGCAGCTATTTCGAGCTGCGATCAGACTTGCTTGCAGAATCCCGCGAAGTGGGCCGCGAAGGCAAGGTTCGCTTGATCGAAACGCCGGGCACTAATGCACCGATTGCCTTTGGCGTGATCGACCCCGTTATTGCGATGCCGGAAGGGTTTATGGCCCAGCCAAACCGAACGGCGCGTGATCTCGCTTTGGCGCACGAACTTGCACACCATCACGGTCGCGATTTGCTGATCAATATTGCCGTGCAGCCCTTGTTTGCGCTGCATTGGTGGAACCCGCTCGGCCGGTATGGCTGGCTCGCGCTTCGCCGCGATCAGGAGGCGGCATGCGATGCGCGTGTCATGTCAAACCAACCGATCGAAGGCCGCGCCACCTACGCCAATCTCATCGCCAGTTTTGCCGCTGGTCCGAATGTCGCCCCCTCTAACACCGCTTTGGCTGCGCCAATGGCGTGTCCGGTGCTCGGCGACAAATCCATTATCCATCGTTTGAGGAGCCTGAATATGACCGAGACTTCAACCCGCCGCCGCTTGGCTGGACGCTTTATGATGGGCGCGGCGATCATTGCTTTGCCGCTAACCGCGTCGATCACATATGCTGAAAGCATCGCACCTGCGGCGCCTGCTGCCCCGGTTGCACCAGCGGCCCCGCTTGCACCTGGAGTGAATATCGCACCTCCAGCGCCTCCGGCTCCTCCTGTACCCCCGATTGCGCCAGCGGCGGTCTCTGCCAGCGCCATTGTCACGATTGACCCGGATACCGGCGTTACGATTGAGCAAGATGCAGACACCAGTGTCTACGTCTACGAGACAGCGGACGAAGACGGAAAAACCCGAACCAAAACAAAAACGCGCGTCAGGAAGATCGAGCTTAACAACAAGGGCGAGAAGCTGACCAAAGAAGAGCGTGAGGAAATCCTCGCCGAGCTGCGCGAAGACCTGGCTGAAGCCGATATCGATATCAAAAACGCGATGAAGGAAGTCGAGGTCGCGTTTATCGAAATGAACGGCGCCAAGGGCGAAAAGAGCCGCACGATCGTGAAGTCCGAATGCCGCGGCGACAGCGATGAAGTGGCGACTGTCGAAGAGAAAGAAGGCGAAGTTCGCAAGGTCTATCTCTGCCAAACCCGCGTTATGGCTCACGCGTTGAAAGGTTTGAAGGAAGCTCGCCGCTCCATCGCTGAAAGTGCCGACTTCCCGAGTGATATGCGTAAGGATGTACTCCGTGAAATCGACAGGCAAATCCGCGAATGGGATAAAGCGCAAGCTGACGGCTAA
- the creD gene encoding cell envelope integrity protein CreD, producing the protein MKLLFAGLVGAALIVPLIMVYWLVSDRQHQARVAQASITEGWAGPQTVSGPLLVVPYTVTREVTEQVDGKTVKRTTTSRQNLYISPSEQDLDTTINPEVRSRGIIHQSVVYDAAITGSARFAMPADLDRLGVESDQLLLDEALLQFPISDPSGLQTAANLSVGGNALDLRPGLGNQQSGSGVHTFYDWADGEEFTLDFAYSLRGSREFSMVPRGEETNFAVNSSWPHPSFTGVLPSDTDKEIGPDGFKAKWSISNLALGQSLVSTSAPANPAVVIDEYDNRYAEISPNEHMSGASIATIRLMEPVDLYKRVERALKYGFLFIGFTFLAFLMFDIVAGARVASAEYLLTGAGLILFFVMLLAFAEMIGFAFAYIVSSGAIIGLLSAYSAAVLGSWKRARVIGALLIGLYTVLYVLLNLEAWSLVIGSLMLFVALAGVMYATRAIEWSKVSIRETDEGEAAA; encoded by the coding sequence GTGAAATTATTATTCGCCGGATTGGTCGGAGCGGCGCTGATAGTGCCGCTAATCATGGTCTATTGGTTGGTGAGCGATCGCCAGCATCAGGCGCGGGTGGCGCAGGCCTCTATCACCGAAGGGTGGGCCGGACCGCAGACTGTATCGGGGCCGCTTTTGGTCGTGCCTTATACGGTGACCCGAGAGGTCACAGAGCAGGTCGACGGAAAGACTGTGAAGCGCACAACCACGTCACGGCAAAATCTCTACATCTCTCCCAGCGAGCAAGATCTCGACACGACAATCAATCCAGAAGTTCGCTCGCGCGGGATAATCCATCAATCGGTTGTCTACGACGCGGCGATCACCGGATCGGCGCGTTTCGCGATGCCAGCTGATCTCGATCGGTTGGGCGTTGAAAGCGATCAATTGCTGCTTGATGAGGCGTTGTTGCAATTTCCGATTTCCGATCCCAGCGGTCTGCAAACGGCAGCCAACCTTTCTGTTGGCGGCAATGCACTCGACCTGAGGCCCGGCCTCGGCAATCAGCAAAGCGGATCGGGCGTTCATACATTTTATGATTGGGCGGATGGCGAAGAGTTCACTCTCGATTTTGCCTATTCCCTGCGTGGTAGCCGGGAATTCAGCATGGTCCCGCGCGGCGAAGAGACGAACTTTGCGGTCAATTCAAGCTGGCCGCATCCAAGCTTCACTGGCGTTTTGCCGAGTGATACAGACAAAGAGATTGGCCCGGACGGCTTCAAAGCGAAATGGTCCATTTCCAACCTCGCGCTTGGTCAATCACTGGTCAGCACCAGCGCGCCAGCAAATCCCGCCGTCGTGATAGACGAATACGATAACCGCTATGCGGAGATTTCTCCGAATGAGCATATGTCTGGCGCTAGCATTGCAACGATCCGCCTGATGGAGCCGGTTGATCTCTACAAACGGGTGGAGCGGGCGCTGAAATACGGTTTCCTGTTTATCGGCTTCACATTCCTTGCGTTCTTGATGTTTGACATCGTCGCGGGGGCAAGAGTGGCTTCGGCGGAATACTTGCTGACCGGTGCGGGCCTGATCCTGTTCTTTGTGATGCTGCTCGCCTTTGCCGAGATGATCGGGTTTGCATTCGCCTACATTGTTTCCAGCGGCGCCATCATCGGATTGCTGAGCGCGTATAGCGCGGCGGTTCTGGGCAGTTGGAAACGGGCGAGGGTGATCGGCGCGCTGCTGATCGGGCTCTACACCGTGCTCTATGTTCTGCTAAACCTTGAAGCATGGTCGCTTGTGATCGGATCGCTGATGCTGTTCGTGGCGCTGGCAGGCGTGATGTACGCCACTCGCGCAATCGAATGGTCCAAAGTGAGCATTCGTGAAACTGACGAAGGCGAAGCAGCGGCTTAA
- a CDS encoding neutral zinc metallopeptidase, translating to MRLNRFDTSKIKVRGGGGGGARRAGGVGCGTLVIALIAALVFGVDPAQMIGAIDGGQTQGAPTQQQTNVSEEQLCSQNQYATEACNALQSLNETWQPAFERADIPFRQPELVLYPSGPVRTDGCGNASSAAGPFYCPADLGIYIDTAFYDQLAQMSGTGGDFARLYVIAHEYGHHIQNLTGVATQVRSLQQQNPRRSNELQVRMELQADCYAGVWAGKNRNRIERGDMEEGLRAASAIGDDSIQRRSGQRINPENFTHGTSQQRMDALRRGLQGADDTVCDTYFDMR from the coding sequence GTGCGGCTCAATCGGTTCGACACATCGAAGATCAAAGTTCGCGGCGGCGGCGGTGGCGGAGCGCGCCGCGCTGGCGGCGTGGGTTGCGGTACGCTTGTTATTGCTCTTATCGCGGCGCTCGTCTTTGGCGTCGATCCGGCGCAGATGATCGGCGCGATTGATGGCGGGCAGACGCAAGGCGCACCGACGCAGCAGCAAACGAACGTCTCCGAAGAACAGCTCTGCAGCCAAAACCAATACGCGACCGAAGCCTGCAACGCGCTGCAGAGCCTGAACGAGACGTGGCAGCCCGCCTTTGAACGGGCGGACATCCCCTTCCGTCAGCCAGAGCTTGTGCTTTACCCATCAGGGCCAGTCCGCACTGACGGCTGCGGCAATGCGTCATCGGCAGCAGGCCCGTTCTACTGCCCTGCCGACCTCGGCATCTACATCGACACCGCGTTCTATGATCAGCTCGCGCAAATGAGCGGCACGGGCGGTGACTTCGCGCGCCTTTATGTGATCGCGCACGAATACGGCCACCACATTCAAAACCTAACTGGCGTGGCCACACAGGTCCGCAGCCTGCAACAGCAAAATCCGCGCCGGTCGAACGAGCTGCAAGTCCGCATGGAATTGCAGGCCGATTGCTACGCTGGCGTATGGGCGGGCAAGAACCGCAACCGGATCGAACGCGGCGATATGGAAGAAGGTTTGCGGGCCGCCAGCGCAATTGGCGATGACAGTATTCAGCGTCGTTCAGGCCAGCGGATCAATCCGGAAAACTTCACCCACGGCACCAGCCAGCAACGCATGGATGCGCTGCGACGCGGTCTTCAGGGCGCCGATGACACCGTTTGCGACACCTATTTCGACATGCGCTAA
- a CDS encoding 3-hydroxybutyrate dehydrogenase yields MFLKGKSALVTGSTSGIGLAVARALRAEGARVILNGLGDPDEIAKLQAELEADFNGANLLDPAAIETMMGEIGPIDILVNNAGMQYVSPVEDFPTDRWDAIMALNLSAPFHTSRLAIPAMKEKGWGRIINTASAHSLTASPFKSAYNASKHGIAGFTKTIALELAQTGVTANCISPGYVWTPLIEGQIPDTMAARGLSRDEVINDVLLAKQPTKKFVQPEEIGALAVFLCREEAGNVTGANWSIDGGWTAE; encoded by the coding sequence ATGTTCCTCAAAGGCAAATCTGCTCTTGTAACCGGATCAACCTCTGGCATCGGCCTCGCGGTGGCGCGGGCCCTGCGTGCCGAGGGTGCAAGAGTGATCCTGAACGGCCTCGGTGATCCAGATGAAATCGCGAAGCTACAGGCGGAACTGGAAGCAGATTTCAACGGCGCAAACCTGCTCGATCCGGCGGCTATTGAGACGATGATGGGAGAAATCGGCCCGATCGATATCCTCGTCAACAATGCCGGTATGCAATATGTTTCCCCGGTTGAGGATTTCCCGACCGACAGGTGGGACGCGATCATGGCGCTCAATCTGTCTGCGCCGTTTCACACCTCGCGGCTCGCCATTCCAGCTATGAAGGAAAAGGGCTGGGGCCGGATTATCAACACGGCCAGCGCACACTCCCTGACCGCGTCTCCCTTCAAAAGCGCTTACAACGCCAGCAAGCACGGCATCGCCGGTTTCACCAAGACGATTGCGCTGGAATTGGCGCAGACGGGGGTGACCGCCAATTGCATCAGTCCGGGCTATGTCTGGACGCCTCTTATCGAGGGTCAAATCCCCGATACGATGGCCGCTCGCGGGCTTTCGCGTGATGAAGTCATCAATGATGTGCTGCTCGCCAAACAGCCGACCAAAAAGTTCGTTCAACCCGAGGAAATCGGCGCTCTGGCGGTTTTCCTGTGCCGGGAAGAGGCGGGCAACGTCACGGGTGCGAATTGGAGCATCGACGGAGGCTGGACCGCGGAATGA